A DNA window from Gillisia sp. Hel1_33_143 contains the following coding sequences:
- a CDS encoding M3 family metallopeptidase translates to MSAQEKNQHATEMTEKQNFSNPLLQKWNGPYGGVPAFNKMDLQQLKPAMEEAMKLHLEQIEAIANNKKPATFENTILAMESAGKPLDRVFTYYGIWSSNLSSPEFREIQQVLAPEISDYSSKISQNEKLFKRIKAVYDKSKKEPLEADQQRVVQLIYENFAMEGANLDAKAKERYAAINKELSKLYTDFSNNILADEENYVEYLNEDQLGGLPDSFVKAAAKAAQDRDHDGEYAITNSRSSMDPFLTYSTQRELREKVWKTYYSRADNGDEYDNNENIVKILKLRDERVELMGYENFAEWRLQNRMAKNPKNAMNLMNAVWPAALARVEEEVADMQALADAEDANITIKPWDYRYYAEKVRKDKYDLDSDEVKQYLQLDNLTQALFFTAGELFNFDFTPVEEGSVPVFHPDVKVWEVTDKTSKKLIGLWYLDPYGRKGKRSGAWATTYRSYTNYEGEETVLASNNSNFVKPASGEVSLVSWDDAETFFHEFGHALHFLSADVKYPTLQSGVRDYTEFQSQLLERWLSTDKVIEKFLLNAKTGEPMPAELVAKIKKASTFNQGFATTEFLASALMDMKYHTTDPDKIGDPRTFEKETLKELNMPEEIVMRHRSPHFGHVFSGEGYATGYYGYLWADVLTADAAEAFANAPGGFYDKEVAHKLVKFLFAPRNAMDPAEAYKKFRGRDANIDALMRDRGFPVPAKEENK, encoded by the coding sequence ATGAGCGCGCAAGAAAAAAATCAACACGCTACAGAAATGACAGAGAAACAGAATTTCAGCAATCCATTATTGCAAAAATGGAACGGACCCTATGGAGGTGTTCCAGCTTTTAACAAAATGGACCTGCAACAACTAAAACCAGCTATGGAAGAAGCTATGAAGCTTCATCTAGAACAAATAGAAGCAATTGCTAATAACAAAAAACCGGCAACCTTTGAGAATACCATACTTGCTATGGAGAGTGCCGGGAAGCCATTAGATAGAGTCTTCACTTATTATGGAATTTGGAGTAGCAACCTTTCTTCGCCAGAGTTTCGTGAAATTCAGCAGGTATTAGCTCCGGAGATCTCAGATTATTCTTCTAAGATCTCACAAAATGAGAAGCTTTTTAAGAGAATAAAAGCAGTTTATGACAAATCTAAAAAAGAGCCTTTAGAGGCAGATCAACAAAGAGTGGTACAGCTCATCTATGAAAATTTTGCCATGGAAGGTGCTAATTTAGACGCGAAGGCAAAAGAACGTTATGCAGCTATCAATAAAGAGCTTAGTAAACTTTATACAGATTTCTCTAATAATATTCTTGCAGATGAAGAAAATTATGTGGAATATCTAAATGAAGATCAATTAGGCGGTTTGCCAGATTCTTTTGTAAAAGCTGCGGCAAAGGCTGCTCAAGACAGAGATCATGATGGTGAATATGCAATAACCAACAGTAGATCTTCTATGGATCCTTTTCTTACTTATTCTACACAACGCGAATTAAGAGAGAAAGTTTGGAAAACCTACTATTCTCGTGCAGATAATGGAGATGAATACGATAATAATGAGAACATTGTTAAGATCTTAAAACTTCGTGATGAGCGTGTAGAGCTAATGGGTTATGAAAATTTTGCTGAATGGAGATTGCAGAACAGAATGGCCAAAAATCCGAAGAATGCTATGAACCTTATGAATGCAGTTTGGCCCGCCGCTCTTGCAAGAGTTGAAGAAGAGGTTGCAGATATGCAAGCGCTTGCAGATGCCGAAGATGCAAACATCACTATCAAACCTTGGGACTATAGATATTATGCAGAAAAAGTAAGAAAAGATAAGTATGATCTAGATTCTGATGAAGTAAAGCAATACCTCCAGTTAGACAATCTTACACAAGCGCTATTCTTTACAGCAGGAGAATTATTCAATTTTGATTTTACCCCTGTAGAAGAAGGTAGCGTTCCTGTTTTCCATCCAGATGTAAAAGTTTGGGAGGTTACAGATAAAACCAGTAAAAAACTTATTGGACTTTGGTACTTAGACCCTTATGGACGCAAAGGAAAACGTTCTGGAGCATGGGCTACCACCTATAGAAGTTACACCAATTATGAGGGTGAAGAAACTGTACTTGCTTCTAATAATTCTAATTTTGTAAAACCTGCATCGGGAGAAGTCTCCTTAGTTTCATGGGATGATGCAGAAACTTTTTTCCATGAATTTGGACATGCTTTACACTTTTTATCTGCAGATGTAAAATATCCAACCCTTCAAAGCGGCGTTAGAGATTATACCGAGTTCCAATCTCAATTATTAGAGCGATGGTTATCTACAGATAAAGTGATAGAAAAATTCTTATTAAATGCTAAAACAGGAGAGCCTATGCCGGCAGAACTAGTAGCTAAAATTAAGAAGGCTTCCACTTTTAATCAAGGTTTTGCTACTACAGAATTTTTAGCTTCAGCTTTAATGGATATGAAATATCATACTACAGATCCAGATAAGATTGGAGATCCAAGAACGTTTGAAAAAGAAACTCTTAAAGAATTGAACATGCCGGAAGAGATCGTGATGCGTCACCGTTCTCCTCATTTTGGTCATGTATTTTCTGGGGAAGGCTATGCAACCGGATATTACGGATACCTTTGGGCAGATGTCTTAACTGCAGATGCTGCAGAAGCTTTTGCTAATGCTCCTGGAGGTTTTTATGATAAAGAAGTGGCTCATAAATTGGTTAAGTTTCTATTTGCCCCTAGAAACGCTATGGATCCAGCAGAGGCATATAAGAAATTTAGAGGAAGAGATGCTAATATAGATGCACTCATGAGAGACCGTGGGTTCCCTGTTCCGGCAAAAGAAGAGAATAAATAA